A single region of the Candidatus Methylomirabilota bacterium genome encodes:
- a CDS encoding protein kinase produces the protein MARLQPGATLSHYRILETLGEGGQATAYKALDLRLSRLVVIKILQSDLAASEAARRRFDREARLCSALDHPNICAVHDVGEEEGLCYIVMQFVEGRTLRQLVAGRSLELLGALSIAIQVADALAAAHARGIAHRDVKPANVIVRPGGQVTVLDFGLAKLLAGEDAAPRGRGPDEPVTELGVPYGSLGYGSPEQVSGDRVDHRTDLFSLGVVIYEMVTGQPPFRGRNRLEVLRAVVHDTPRPLAELRPGAPPRLQAILDRALAKDPRDRFPSMAAMRDELKAVMRQLTHETGLVPTETSATLVVPRRARSSWLLSGRLGRAFGRFRSGAGGYTPRPAADAGIGDRAARPAPWRPPSWGTETRRTVAVLPFKNLSGDPDANFYEVSLADAIITELAHLRSLVVRPSSYIAHYAGQPIDPRRVGDELAVAAVLIGSFIKGPDRFRVTAQFIATATGEILWSDKIDVRARDLITIQDTIAERVIDGLRLRLTAEEQERLERPLTRNAEAYECYLRGRDLLLQYILRTFDDADLDEAIGRFREALGRDPEFALAHAALGRCYVHHAQGYGGADYYRRAAAALGQALVLDPALVDARLQMVHVFLHRGDKDRAHATIAELRREAPNDPAVIFDAAMLYRLDGLYEKALHEYDRLLEINPRDIVIASYSRARVYTHQHQYERAIAELERARAVEPDHPLAKTFLAVAYFNQGRVDEAQPLVEEVLRQHPHLEGVKPVLAWCLSARGEHERARALITEGVKETAEADHDTAFWLAGFYALEGMADEAIDWVRRAIRLGNENYPLFADSRKLDRLRADPRFVELMAELKQRWEARRE, from the coding sequence ATGGCCCGGCTCCAGCCCGGCGCGACGCTCTCGCACTACCGGATCCTCGAGACGCTCGGCGAGGGCGGCCAGGCTACCGCCTACAAGGCTCTGGACCTCCGCCTGAGCCGGCTCGTGGTGATCAAGATCCTCCAGTCCGACCTGGCGGCCAGCGAAGCCGCCCGCCGCCGCTTCGACCGTGAGGCGCGGCTCTGCTCCGCCCTCGACCATCCCAACATCTGTGCCGTGCACGACGTCGGGGAGGAGGAGGGGCTCTGCTACATCGTCATGCAGTTCGTGGAGGGCCGCACGCTGAGGCAGCTCGTGGCGGGCCGCTCCCTGGAGCTCCTCGGCGCGCTCTCGATCGCCATCCAGGTCGCCGATGCCCTCGCGGCGGCTCACGCCCGCGGGATCGCCCATCGTGACGTCAAGCCGGCCAACGTCATCGTCCGCCCGGGGGGGCAGGTGACGGTCCTGGATTTCGGCTTGGCCAAGCTGCTCGCCGGCGAGGACGCGGCGCCGCGGGGGCGCGGGCCCGATGAGCCGGTGACCGAGCTCGGCGTCCCTTACGGCTCCCTGGGGTATGGCTCGCCGGAGCAGGTGTCGGGCGACCGGGTGGACCATCGCACGGATCTCTTCAGCCTGGGCGTCGTGATCTACGAGATGGTCACCGGGCAGCCTCCTTTCCGGGGCCGGAACCGCCTGGAGGTGCTCCGCGCGGTCGTGCACGACACGCCCCGCCCGCTGGCCGAGCTCCGTCCGGGGGCCCCCCCACGCCTCCAGGCCATCCTCGACCGGGCCCTGGCCAAGGACCCCCGCGACCGCTTCCCGAGCATGGCGGCGATGCGCGACGAGCTCAAGGCCGTGATGCGGCAGCTCACCCACGAGACGGGCCTGGTCCCTACCGAGACCTCGGCAACGCTCGTCGTCCCCCGTCGGGCCCGGAGCTCGTGGCTCTTGAGCGGGAGGCTCGGACGCGCCTTCGGGCGCTTCCGGAGCGGCGCGGGGGGCTACACGCCGCGCCCCGCCGCCGACGCCGGGATCGGTGACCGGGCCGCTCGGCCGGCGCCGTGGCGTCCACCCTCGTGGGGAACCGAGACCCGGCGGACCGTCGCCGTCCTTCCGTTCAAGAATCTCTCGGGGGATCCGGACGCGAACTTCTACGAGGTCTCGCTGGCGGACGCGATCATCACCGAGCTGGCCCACCTCCGGTCGCTCGTCGTCCGGCCCTCGTCCTACATCGCGCACTACGCGGGGCAGCCCATCGATCCCCGGCGGGTCGGCGACGAGCTGGCGGTGGCGGCGGTCCTGATCGGCAGCTTCATCAAGGGGCCCGACCGCTTCCGCGTCACCGCCCAGTTCATCGCCACCGCGACCGGAGAGATCCTGTGGAGCGACAAGATCGACGTCCGCGCTCGCGATCTCATCACGATCCAGGACACCATCGCGGAGCGGGTCATCGACGGCCTCCGGCTCCGCCTGACGGCCGAGGAACAGGAGCGGCTGGAGCGCCCCCTGACCCGCAACGCCGAAGCCTACGAGTGCTACCTGCGCGGCCGCGACTTGCTCCTCCAGTACATCTTGCGGACGTTCGACGATGCCGACCTGGACGAGGCCATCGGGAGGTTCCGGGAGGCCCTCGGCCGGGACCCCGAGTTCGCCCTCGCCCACGCGGCCCTCGGTCGATGCTATGTCCACCACGCCCAGGGCTACGGGGGCGCGGACTACTATCGGCGGGCCGCGGCGGCGCTCGGGCAAGCCCTCGTGCTCGACCCGGCGCTGGTGGACGCGCGGCTCCAGATGGTCCATGTCTTCCTGCATCGTGGCGACAAGGACCGGGCCCACGCGACGATCGCGGAGCTCCGCCGGGAGGCGCCCAACGACCCGGCGGTCATCTTCGACGCGGCGATGCTGTACCGGCTGGACGGCCTCTACGAGAAGGCTCTCCACGAGTACGACCGCCTGCTGGAGATCAACCCGCGGGACATCGTGATCGCGAGTTACAGCCGCGCCCGGGTCTACACCCATCAGCACCAGTACGAGCGGGCCATCGCCGAGCTCGAGCGGGCCCGGGCCGTCGAGCCCGATCATCCTCTGGCCAAGACCTTCCTGGCCGTCGCCTACTTCAACCAGGGCCGGGTCGACGAGGCCCAACCGCTGGTCGAGGAGGTGCTGCGGCAGCATCCGCACCTCGAAGGGGTCAAGCCGGTGCTGGCCTGGTGCCTCTCCGCGCGGGGTGAGCACGAGCGGGCGCGCGCCCTGATCACCGAGGGCGTCAAGGAGACGGCCGAAGCCGACCACGACACCGCCTTCTGGCTGGCCGGCTTCTATGCTCTGGAAGGGATGGCCGACGAGGCGATCGACTGGGTTCGGCGAGCCATCCGACTCGGCAACGAGAACTATCCGCTCTTCGCCGACAGCCGGAAGCTCGACCGCCTCCGGGCCGACCCGCGCTTCGTCGAGCTGATGGCTGAGCTGAAACAGCGCTGGGAGGCCCGACGGGAGTAG
- a CDS encoding AI-2E family transporter has product MTGNPDSPRRLIVWTIVAVAVAILLVWVLFLLRDVLLLIYVSALLAIGFSPVVRLIERQRLLPIGTRRFPRWLAILVVYLVILSALTGLGFVIVPPLVTQAREFTTQAPELLDRAQQYLVERGLLSQPLTWQEAIRQAPGKGPDAVGTVIGALWGFLGGIVGVLTIVILTFYFLIESESLFTTFVRLFPRHQRAQVGAVSLEISRKVSAWLGGQLLLGGVIGVTTALGLGVFGVPYVYVLAVIAAVGELIPIVGPVLAAIPGIAVALSLSWKLALGVALFYLIQQQLEANILVPKLMERQLGVNAVTVIVALLIGSALLGVIGAILAVPTAAIAQVLFQELFARERD; this is encoded by the coding sequence ATGACGGGGAATCCCGACAGCCCCCGCCGGCTCATCGTCTGGACGATCGTCGCCGTCGCCGTCGCGATCCTGCTCGTCTGGGTCCTGTTCCTGCTCCGGGACGTCCTGCTGCTCATTTACGTGAGCGCGCTCCTCGCGATCGGGTTCAGCCCGGTGGTGCGGCTGATCGAGCGGCAGCGCCTCCTGCCCATCGGCACCCGCCGGTTCCCCCGCTGGCTCGCGATCCTGGTCGTGTACCTCGTGATCCTGAGCGCCCTCACCGGCCTCGGCTTCGTGATCGTCCCGCCGCTGGTGACCCAGGCGCGCGAGTTCACCACCCAGGCTCCGGAGCTCCTCGACCGGGCCCAGCAGTACCTGGTCGAGCGCGGCCTCCTGAGCCAGCCCCTCACCTGGCAGGAGGCCATCCGGCAAGCGCCCGGCAAGGGGCCGGACGCCGTCGGCACGGTCATCGGCGCGCTCTGGGGCTTCCTGGGCGGCATCGTCGGAGTCCTGACCATCGTGATCCTCACATTCTATTTCCTGATCGAATCCGAGTCGCTCTTCACGACGTTCGTGCGGCTCTTTCCGCGGCACCAGCGCGCCCAGGTCGGGGCGGTGTCGCTCGAGATTTCCCGGAAGGTGAGCGCCTGGCTCGGCGGGCAGCTCCTGCTGGGCGGGGTGATCGGGGTGACGACGGCGCTCGGGCTCGGGGTCTTCGGCGTGCCGTACGTGTACGTGCTGGCGGTGATCGCGGCGGTGGGCGAGCTGATCCCCATCGTGGGTCCGGTGCTGGCGGCGATTCCGGGAATCGCGGTCGCGCTGAGTCTCTCGTGGAAGCTCGCCCTGGGCGTCGCGCTCTTCTATCTGATCCAGCAACAGCTCGAGGCCAACATCCTGGTCCCCAAGCTCATGGAGCGCCAGTTGGGAGTCAATGCCGTGACGGTGATCGTCGCGCTCCTCATCGGCAGCGCGCTCCTGGGGGTGATCGGCGCGATCCTGGCCGTCCCCACCGCGGCCATCGCCCAGGTGCTCTTCCAGGAGCTCTTCGCCCGAGAGAGGGACTGA
- a CDS encoding metal ABC transporter permease → MDGSLAAWSVLWGLLWPAFAAGLILAGIHAYLGLHVLARGVIFVDLALAQVAALGAAVATLAGHSPQGEAAYGYSLAFALGGAALLALTRLRHERVPQEGLIGVIYVVAAAVAVLVLDRAPEGAERVKALLVGNIVAVTPAEVGTLALLYGVIGLGHWVGRRRFLDLSWGRLPLGPAARAWDFAFYATFALVVTSSVRVAGVLLVFTYLVVPALVGALVADGLGRRLLTGWAVGAGATTAGLVGSVAWDWPTGAAIVAAHGAVLAGTLGARAALGSPGTRRASLARAALVAVVIGSGSVAAAAALLLAFPHGNHFWLTAVERRLPIVETAFLTAREREVRDETRRTAARSDPEIARLAALREAVRLGDPALDTERQERLRQFLVSRQEIAAGDQFVLAHLRTRARARQRIVLGLPLVGLGAGAAAWAWWSLARRRAEPAE, encoded by the coding sequence GTGGACGGCAGCCTCGCCGCCTGGAGTGTGCTCTGGGGCCTGCTCTGGCCCGCGTTCGCCGCCGGCCTGATCCTGGCCGGCATTCACGCGTACCTGGGTCTGCACGTCCTCGCGCGCGGGGTGATCTTCGTGGACCTGGCGCTCGCCCAGGTGGCGGCGCTCGGCGCGGCGGTCGCGACCCTCGCCGGCCACTCACCCCAGGGCGAGGCCGCCTACGGCTACTCGCTCGCCTTCGCGCTGGGCGGCGCGGCCTTGCTCGCCCTGACCCGGCTCCGACACGAACGCGTCCCCCAGGAAGGGCTCATCGGCGTGATCTACGTGGTCGCGGCGGCCGTCGCCGTGCTCGTCCTGGACCGCGCCCCGGAGGGGGCTGAACGGGTGAAGGCGCTCCTGGTCGGAAACATCGTGGCGGTGACGCCGGCGGAGGTGGGAACCCTGGCCCTCCTCTACGGCGTCATCGGGCTCGGGCACTGGGTCGGCCGCCGGCGCTTTCTGGACCTCTCGTGGGGCCGGCTCCCACTCGGGCCGGCCGCCCGCGCCTGGGACTTCGCCTTTTACGCCACGTTCGCCCTCGTCGTCACGAGCTCCGTCCGCGTCGCCGGGGTCCTGCTCGTCTTCACCTACCTGGTCGTGCCGGCCCTGGTGGGCGCGCTCGTGGCCGACGGCCTCGGACGGCGCCTGCTCACGGGCTGGGCGGTCGGGGCGGGCGCCACCACGGCCGGGCTGGTCGGCTCGGTCGCCTGGGACTGGCCGACCGGCGCGGCGATCGTGGCGGCGCACGGCGCGGTGCTCGCGGGGACCCTCGGGGCTCGCGCCGCCCTCGGCTCGCCCGGCACGCGCCGGGCAAGCCTCGCCCGCGCCGCCCTGGTCGCCGTCGTGATCGGGAGCGGCAGCGTGGCGGCGGCCGCGGCGCTCCTGCTCGCGTTTCCCCACGGGAACCACTTCTGGCTCACCGCGGTCGAGCGGCGCCTGCCGATCGTGGAGACGGCCTTCCTGACGGCGCGGGAGCGGGAGGTCCGGGACGAGACGCGGCGCACGGCCGCGCGGAGCGACCCGGAGATCGCGCGGCTCGCCGCGCTGCGGGAGGCGGTGCGCCTGGGCGACCCGGCCCTCGACACGGAACGGCAGGAGCGGCTCCGGCAGTTTCTCGTCTCGCGCCAGGAGATCGCGGCCGGGGACCAGTTCGTCCTGGCTCATTTGCGAACCCGGGCCCGCGCGCGCCAGCGGATCGTCCTCGGGCTTCCCCTGGTCGGCCTCGGGGCCGGGGCGGCGGCCTGGGCGTGGTGGAGCCTCGCCCGGCGGCGGGCGGAGCCGGCCGAATGA